GCGGTCCATCCGGGCGACTTCGAATGGGACGAGGAGAGCGCGATCGTCAGCTACCGCTTCGAGCGCCGCTAACGTCGCTCCTCTAACTCTTCGCGCAGGTCGCCGAGATCCAGCCCGTTCATCGAGAGCACCACCAGCAGGTGATAGACGAGGTCCGCGGACTCGGCTGCGAGTTCGTCGGTCGCGTCGTCTTTCGCGGCGAGGATCACCTCGGTGGCCTCCTCGCCGAGCTTTTCGAGTGCCCTGTTCTGGCCCTTTTCGTGGGTGAACAGCGAGGTCGTGTATGACCCTTCGGGCAGGGTCTCCTTTCGGTCCTCGATGACCGCAAAGAGTTCGTCGAGGACGTCGGGATCGCTCACAGCCCCTCCCCCACCAGGTCGCCCATCTCGCGGATGTCGGTGAGTTCCTCGAACTGCGCCGCGTCCTGGCGGCCCTGCTCGAAGACCTCGGAGGCCACCGCGATGGGCGCGTTCGTCCGGGCCGCGAGCGCGAGCGAGTCGCTCGGGCGGGCATCGACGACGACCGAATCGCGGGGGCCAGCGACGTGTAGATCCGCGATGTAGGTCCCCTCCTCGCTGATCTCGCCGATCTCGACGCGCTCGATGCGTCCCCCGAGTTCCTCCATGACGTCGAGCAGGAGGTCGTGGGTCAGCGGGCGGCCGATGTCGTAGGCGTCCATTCCGTGGGCGATGCTGTTTGCCTCCTCGAAGCCGATGAAGATCGGCACGACGTCGGCTTCGTCGTCGACTGTGAGGACGACCACGGGGACCGGTCCGTCTGGCGTGCCAGCGACACGCACGGCGTCGATACTGGCGTTCATACCTCCTCGACGGGACCGACGACTAAAGGCCTACTGTGTACCGGCCGGCCCGTCGAAGAACGCGAGGCGGTGGATCCGGGCGTCGTCGGTGAGTTCCGGGTGAAAGGCGGTGGCGACGATCGGTCCCTGCCGCACCGCGACCGGTCGGCCTGCGACGCGGGCGAGCACCGCACAGTTCCCGGGGTTCGTTATCGCGGGTGCGCGGATGAACGCCGCCGGGAACGGCTCGTCGAGTCCCGTCACGTCGAGGGCGGTCTCGAAGCTGTCGTGCTGGCGGCCAAAGGCGTTTCGCTCGACGTCAACGTCGAGCACGCCGAGGGTTTCGACGCGACCTGTGGCTCGCCCGAAGACGATCAGCCCCGCACAGGTCGCGAGCACCGGCTTGTCGTGCTCGACGTGGCTGTGGATCTCGGTGTCGATCCCCTCATCGTGAACCAGCCGGGAGATCGTCGTCGATTCGCCGCCGGGGACGAGCAAGAGATCACACTCAGGGAGAACGCCCCGCGAGCGGATCTCGCGGACCGCGACCGAACGGCCGTGGTTCCTCGCCGCTCGTTCGATCGCGTGGGCGTGCTCGGAGACGTCGCCCTGAACCGCCAGAACGCCGGCGGTGAGCGTCATCGGCTGTCGAAACGGACCGCTCTCACGTTAGACGAGGACGTTGAGGAACTGAATGAAGACCCCGAACAGCACGCAAACGGCCATGACTGTCTTGGGATCGAACGTGACCGCGTTGCGGTCCTCGGAGTCGAAATACCGGACGAGCCCGGCACTCGACATCAGCCCGCCGCTGTTCTGTCCGCTGCTCATAAGTGAGGTCGGGAAGCCTCGCAACCTAAACCTTTCGACCGAAGCACGTCGGAGGAAACGCTTATCCGCACCGAGTGGGTAGCCTTCGGTGAACGATGGCTGTAACCCTGAAAGACTTTTACGCAGACTGGTGTGGACCATGCAAGACCCAGGACCCGATCCTCGAGGAGTTAGAGGAGGACTGGGACGGCCGCTTCCACGTCGAGAAGGTCAACGTCGACGAGGACCAGGAGACTGCAAACGAATATCAGGTCCGCTCGCTCCCGACGCTGATCGTCGAGAACGACGACGGCGTCGTCGAGCGTTTTGTGGGGGTCACCCAGCGTAACGACATCGAAACCGCCCTCGAAGAAGCGGGCGCCTGAACGGCCCGCTCGGACCGTTTTTCGGACTCACTCGAAGCGAACGCCCACGTCGTGGAGGTCGGTATGGGTCGCGAGGTTGATCAGCAACGGCGTCAGCGACTCGACCTCGGGGGCGTTCGCGAGCGGGCCCACCGAGAGCGCACGCAGCCCCTCGATCTCCCCGGCGAGCTGCCGGACGACGTCGAGGGCGTCCTCGTCGTCGCCAACCAGCAGGGTGTCCTCCTCGAGGTCGCGCTCGAGGTCCGCGAGTTTACCCGCAGAAAGGCTGTGAAAGGCGCCGACGACGGGCACGTCGTCGGGGGCTGTCTCGGCGACCATCGCCGTGACGCTCCCCGCCGACGGACGGTTGTAGTGAAGGCCCGCCTCGTCGCGTTCCATTCCGACCGCGGGACTGACGAGCGTGGTCGAAGGATCGAGTCGGTCGGCGATCGACTCGACAGTGTCACGGATGTGATACGGCGGCACCGCCAGCACGACGACGTCCGCCCGGTCGGCCGCCATCGCGTTCTCGAAGCCCTTGATCGTCGTCTCGACTCCCCGATTACTGAGTTCGGCCCCGTATTCGTCGGCTTTCGTCCGCGCTCTCTCGGGGTCCCGCGAGCCGATCAGGACCTCGTGATCGGTATCGCGGGCAAAGCGCAGCGCCAGCCCCGCCCCGATGTCGCCCGTGCCGCCACAGAGTGCGATTCGCATACGGGCAGTGACGAGGGACGCGGCCTAAAGGTTCCGAGAGTCGGGGAGAACGGAGTCGGCCACAAACTATACCAGCGTGTGTCGGGACGAACGGACGTGAGTAGTGTCGAGACAGTCAACGTCCTGATCGACCCGCCCGACGGTCAGAAGAAGCCGGGACGGGTTTTCCTCGAACGCGGCGTTTTCCTACTCGCGCCGACGCGCCACGGCCCGCTCGCGCGGACCCTCGGTGCGTGGGCCAATGGGTTGTTCGCGCATCTCCCCGAGGAGATCGGGCTGTACGATCCGTTCGCGGTGACCCGCGAGGAGGCAAGGGCCGATCCCGGGACGGTGCGGGTGCGCTACGGCGACGTCGAGGCGATGGCACCGGTCGTTCGTCCGACGGGCTTCTCGCTTCACCTCCGCGTCGCCCGGCGCGAGGACGCGGTTCGACTCGAGTTTCGCTCGAACGAGGAACGGCGCGAACTCGTGACCCTCGCGCGGGCGATCCGCGACCGTGCGCGCGAGGCCGGACGGGACGTCGGGCGGTTCGACCCCGGCGGGCGGACGCGCCCGGTGTCGCTGGCCGAGTGATCACTC
The DNA window shown above is from Halalkalicoccus jeotgali B3 and carries:
- the hisE gene encoding phosphoribosyl-ATP diphosphatase; amino-acid sequence: MSDPDVLDELFAVIEDRKETLPEGSYTTSLFTHEKGQNRALEKLGEEATEVILAAKDDATDELAAESADLVYHLLVVLSMNGLDLGDLREELEERR
- a CDS encoding bifunctional nuclease family protein: MNASIDAVRVAGTPDGPVPVVVLTVDDEADVVPIFIGFEEANSIAHGMDAYDIGRPLTHDLLLDVMEELGGRIERVEIGEISEEGTYIADLHVAGPRDSVVVDARPSDSLALAARTNAPIAVASEVFEQGRQDAAQFEELTDIREMGDLVGEGL
- the pdxT gene encoding pyridoxal 5'-phosphate synthase glutaminase subunit PdxT, yielding MTLTAGVLAVQGDVSEHAHAIERAARNHGRSVAVREIRSRGVLPECDLLLVPGGESTTISRLVHDEGIDTEIHSHVEHDKPVLATCAGLIVFGRATGRVETLGVLDVDVERNAFGRQHDSFETALDVTGLDEPFPAAFIRAPAITNPGNCAVLARVAGRPVAVRQGPIVATAFHPELTDDARIHRLAFFDGPAGTQ
- a CDS encoding preprotein translocase subunit Sec61beta produces the protein MSSGQNSGGLMSSAGLVRYFDSEDRNAVTFDPKTVMAVCVLFGVFIQFLNVLV
- a CDS encoding thioredoxin family protein: MAVTLKDFYADWCGPCKTQDPILEELEEDWDGRFHVEKVNVDEDQETANEYQVRSLPTLIVENDDGVVERFVGVTQRNDIETALEEAGA
- the npdG gene encoding NADPH-dependent F420 reductase, which gives rise to MRIALCGGTGDIGAGLALRFARDTDHEVLIGSRDPERARTKADEYGAELSNRGVETTIKGFENAMAADRADVVVLAVPPYHIRDTVESIADRLDPSTTLVSPAVGMERDEAGLHYNRPSAGSVTAMVAETAPDDVPVVGAFHSLSAGKLADLERDLEEDTLLVGDDEDALDVVRQLAGEIEGLRALSVGPLANAPEVESLTPLLINLATHTDLHDVGVRFE